A stretch of Lathyrus oleraceus cultivar Zhongwan6 chromosome 6, CAAS_Psat_ZW6_1.0, whole genome shotgun sequence DNA encodes these proteins:
- the LOC127098290 gene encoding sucrose transport protein: MEPLSSTKQINNNNNNLAKPSSLHVETQPLEPSPLRKIMVVASIAAGVQFGWALQLSLLTPYVQLLGIHHTWAAYIWLCGPISGMLVQPVVGYHSDRCTSRFGRRRPFIAAGSIAVAIAVFLIGYAADLGHSFGDNLDKKVRPRAIGIFVVGFWILDVANNMLQGPCRALLGDLCAGNQRKTRNANAFFSFFMAVGNVLGYAAGAYSKLYHVFPFTKTEACNVYCANLKSCFFLSIALLTVLATAALIYVKETPLIAEKTVVTAEDGGSNGGMPCFGQLSGAFKELKRPMWILLLVTCLNWIAWFPFLLFDTDWMGKEVYGGTVGEGHAYDMGVRAGALGLMLNSVVLGATSLGVDILARGVGGVKRLWGIVNFLLAICLGLTVLVTKLAQHSRQYAPGTGGLQDPLPPSGGIKAGALTLFSVLGIPLAITYSIPFALASIFSSTSGAGQGLSLGVLNLAIVIPQMFVSVLSGPWDALFGGGNLPAFVVGAVAALASGILSMILLPSPPPDMAKSVSATGGGFH; the protein is encoded by the exons ATGGAGCCTCTCTCTTCCACCAAACaaattaataataacaataataatctCGCCAAGCCTTCTTCTCTCCATGTCGAAACCCAACCTCTTGAACCAAGTCCCCTCCGTAAGATCATGGTGGTTGCATCCATCGCAGCCGGTGTTCAATTCGGCTGGGCCCTACAACTCTCACTTTTAACTCCTTATGTCCAGCTGCTCGGTATCCATCATACCTGGGCCGCTTACATTTGGCTCTGCGGCCCAATTTCCGGTATGCTTGTCCAGCCTGTAGTCGGTTACCACAGCGACCGTTGCACTTCCCGCTTCGGTCGTCGTCGACCGTTTATAGCCGCCGGCTCAATCGCCGTAGCTATCGCTGTCTTCTTAATCGGCTACGCCGCTGATCTCGGCCATTCCTTTGGCGACAACCTCGACAAAAAAGTCCGTCCCCGAGCAATTGGAATCTTCGTCGTTGGATTCTGGATTCTCGACGTCGCTAACAATATGCTCCAGGGACCATGCCGTGCACTTCTCGGCGACCTCTGCGCCGGTAACCAGCGAAAAACGAGAAACGCAAACGCGTTTTTCTCGTTCTTCATGGCGGTTGGTAACGTCCTCGGCTACGCCGCCGGTGCTTACAGCAAACTCTATCACGTGTTTCCGTTCACCAAAACGGAAGCATGTAATGTTTACTGCGCAAACCTGAAAAGCTGTTTCTTCCTCTCAATCGCGCTTTTAACGGTTTTAGCCACCGCTGCACTGATCTACGTGAAGGAAACTCCACTAATAGCGGAGAAAACTGTTGTGACGGCGGAAGACGGTGGTTCAAACGGTGGCATGCCGTGTTTTGGGCAGTTATCCGGTGCTTTCAAGGAGCTAAAGAGGCCTATGTGGATCTTATTATTGGTGACGTGTCTGAACTGGATTGCGTGGTTTCCTTTCTTGTTGTTTGATACTGATTGGATGGGGAAAGAGGTTTATGGAGGAACGGTTGGGGAAGGTCATGCGTATGATATGGGTGTGCGCGCGGGTGCTTTAGGACTCATGTTAAACTCCGTCGTTTTGGGTGCAACGTCACTGGGTGTTGATATCTTGGCGCGTGGAGTTGGGGGCGTGAAGAGGTTGTGGGGAATTGTTAACTTCTTGCTCGCAATTTGTTTGGGTTTGACCGTTTTGGTTACTAAATTAGCCCAACATTCGCGACAATACGCCCCCGGTACCGGCGGTCTCCAAGACCCTCTTCCACCTTCCGGCGGTATCAAGGCCGGCGCGTTAACTCTCTTCTCCGTTCTCGGAATTCCACTCGCG ATTACTTACAGCATACCCTTTGCTCTAGCATCTATATTCTCCAGCACTTCAGGGGCAGGCCAAG GGTTATCTCTAGGAGTTCTTAATCTTGCAATTGTCATACCACAG ATGTTTGTCTCTGTTTTGAGTGGACCATGGGACGCTCTGTTTGGAGGTGGTAACCTGCCGGCGTTTGTGGTCGGTGCGGTGGCGGCTCTAGCAAGTGGCATACTATCCATGATCTTACTGCCATCTCCACCACCAGATATGGCCAAGTCTGTATCAGCTACTGGAGGAGGCTTTCATTAA